The DNA region TGATAGGATTTACTGCGCCGGGCACTATCATTTAGCGCTCCCGCAACCCATCTATACGTGATGCAGATCACGCTGGTAAACTCAAAACAGGACGCTGCAGGAGTAAACATCAGGAATAATCTCAAGAATCTGCTTGAACCCGGTGGGCACTGGCCGCTTGCGGAGGCTCACGACCTGGACCTCCTGGAGGTCGATGGCCGGTTGATCCACCAGGACGGGATCGACGATGAGGTCGATGCCGACCTGATCATATTTATATCCAGGCACTCGAGCGTCCAGCCGATGCCAGCCCTCACCGTTCATGTTACCGGAAACTACGGGCGTGCAGACCTTGGCGGGGAACCCCGCCGCCTCGCCCCGGCAGCCCCCGCCTGGATGCACGCCGTCCTCCGGAACCTTCATGCCCGCGCTCCGCCGGGCTACCGCGTCTCCTACGAGGTTACGCACCACGGCCCGACCGAACTCTCAACCCCGTCGTTCTTCGTCGAGATAGGGTCCGGGGCCGCAGAATGGGCCGACCCCGTTGCCGGGCGGGCGGTGGCAGAGAGCATACTCTCTGCCGTGCCGGAGGAGACGATCAACCTGATAGGGTTCGGGGGGACGCACTACGCCGTCCGGCAGACCGGGATCGCACTATCATCCCGCGGCGCCTTCGGCCACATCGTGCCGGGCCGCGAGATCGATGCCGTGGACGCCGGGATCCTCCAGAGGATGCAGGAGGCAAGCGGTGCGGTGGCCGCCTACATCGACAGGAAATCGGTATCCACGGATCAGGGCAGGCGGATCGAGCGGATGCTCGCCGCCGCCGGTCTCCCCATCCTCACGGAGTCGGAGATCCTGGAGGCGTCGCGGCTTGCATGGTCAACCTACCTCCAGGTCAGGACGCTTGCCGAAGAGATCGCACCGGGCTCACGCGTTCACATCCACAGCATGAGAGGTGAAGGGAAGCCCGTTGCGATTCAGGTTGCCCCCGAACTGATCAGAGAGACACTCAAATCCAGCAGACCTGGTTTTCTTGAGGCGCTTGAACGATTACCCCTTGCCCATATCTCGCATGGCTCAACGGAGGTCTCATCAAGGTTCATCTGTTTTGAGAACGATTCGTCCCGACTCGCAAGTGATATAACTACCCAGTGTATAAAACTCCTACTTATCTGTGAGAATGCTGTTATCGAGGGTGATCGCCTCGTCCTCCGCAAGGTGCGGTTTGACCCTGAGAAGGCGCGCAGGCAGGGAGTGCCGAAGGGGCCGCTTTATGCCAGGCTTGCCAGCGGAGAAGCGGTCGAGATCGAGGGACGGAGGATCACGCCTGATACGGTGCAGACAACCAGCGTGAAACGGATACATATCCCGGGATTGGAGAGATACTTATGAAATCCATCGTAGAAGAAGCTCTTTCACGGGCTGGGGCGGAGCAGCGCCTTGATGAGCCACTGGAGGTCGAGAGGGATCTCGAAGAGGTCCTGATGGAACTCCGGACCGAGATCGCGGTCATCGGGTGCGGGGGTGGTGGCTCGAACACGGTGACCAGGATGTGGGAGGAGGGCATCAACGGTGCACGGCTGATCGCCATCAACACCGATGCACAGCACCTCGTCCGGACGCGTGCCGATAGTCGAATCCTGATCGGCCGGCAGAGAACACGTGGTCTTGGCGCGGGCTCGATCCCCCAGGTCGGCGAGGAGGCTGCCCTTGAGAACGAGGATGACATCAGGCGTGCCGTTCAGGGCTGCGATATGGTCTTCATCACCACCGGACTCGGCGGGGGCACCGGCACCGGTGCTGCACCGATTGTGGCAAAAGCCGCGAGAGACGAGGGTGCGCTGACCATCGCGGTGGTCACCCTGCCGTTCACCGCGGAAGGTGCTATCAGGGCGCAGAACGCGGAAGCAGGGCTTGAACGTCTCCGTGAAGTGGCAGACACCGTCATCGTCGTGCCAAACGATCGGCTGCTCGAGGTGGTGCCCCGTCTCCCGCTCTATGCTGCCTTCAAGGTCTCTGACGAGGTGCTGATGCGGGCTGTCAAGGGCATAACCGAGCTGATCACGATGCCCGGTCTTGTGAACCTGGACTTTGCTGATGTCCGGACGGTCATGGAGCGTGGAGGCGTCGCGATGATCGGTATGGGTGAGAGTGACAGTGAGGATAAAGCCGCTGATTCGGTCAAGAAGGCGCTGCGCTCCCCGCTGCTGGATGTCGATATCTCAGGCGCAACCGCGGCGCTCGTCAACGTCGTCGGTGGCTCCGATATGACCATGTCCGAGGCGGAAGGCGTCATTCAGGAGGTATACGACCGGATCGATCCCGATGCCCGCATAATCTGGGGTGCTCAGGTTGATCCTGAGATGCAGGGCAAGATGCGGACGCTGCTTGTGGTCACCGGTGTCCGGTCACCACAAATATATGGCAGAAGCGAGAAGAGTATGCCTCGCACGATGAGACAGTTTGAGATCGACTTCCTGAAGTGAGCCGTTAATATGAACTATAAGGAGACAGTGGAAAGCGCAAAGTCGTTCAAGATCGAGGAGGAGCTCTTCAAGAAGTACTGGCGCGTGCTGAAACTGGCACGGCGGCCTACCCGTGATGAGTTCACCAAGATCGCTATAGTATCGGCGGCAGGTATCCTGCTTATCGGTCTTATCGGCTTTATAATATACGAGATCATGCTGCTACTGCCCAGATGATGGATATGGCTGAGGGTGCAAACAGGGTTTACGCGGTCAAGACGACCGCCAAGCAGGAGCGGACGGTAGCCGACAATATAGAGAAGGTGACGAGGGAGCAGAAGGATATCCATGTTACGGCCGTTATGGTTCCCGAGGAGCTGAAAGGCTACGTCCTGGTGGAGAGCCCGGACTCCCTTGCCCGCATGGAGCAGCTGGTGGAACTGATCCCCCACGCGCGCGCGGTGGTGCGCGGTTCGACCACGCTTGCCGAGGTGGAGCACTTCCTGGTGCCAAAGCCGGTTGTCAGCGGCATCACCGAGGGAACCATAGTCGAGATCATCGCCGGGCCGTTCAAGGGTGAGAAGGCAGTTGTAAAACGTATCGATTCCGGAAAGGAAGAGATCACGGTTGAACTCTACGAGAGCATGGTTCCAATTCCGATCACTGTCCGGGGCGATTCCGTCCGCGTTGTGGAGCGCTCCGAAGACGTCTTCTGAAGAAGAACTCCAGTCTTTTTTTGTGGTGCAGGGGATGGTGCCATGCGCGCCCACC from Methanoculleus receptaculi includes:
- a CDS encoding D-aminoacyl-tRNA deacylase, whose translation is MQITLVNSKQDAAGVNIRNNLKNLLEPGGHWPLAEAHDLDLLEVDGRLIHQDGIDDEVDADLIIFISRHSSVQPMPALTVHVTGNYGRADLGGEPRRLAPAAPAWMHAVLRNLHARAPPGYRVSYEVTHHGPTELSTPSFFVEIGSGAAEWADPVAGRAVAESILSAVPEETINLIGFGGTHYAVRQTGIALSSRGAFGHIVPGREIDAVDAGILQRMQEASGAVAAYIDRKSVSTDQGRRIERMLAAAGLPILTESEILEASRLAWSTYLQVRTLAEEIAPGSRVHIHSMRGEGKPVAIQVAPELIRETLKSSRPGFLEALERLPLAHISHGSTEVSSRFICFENDSSRLASDITTQCIKLLLICENAVIEGDRLVLRKVRFDPEKARRQGVPKGPLYARLASGEAVEIEGRRITPDTVQTTSVKRIHIPGLERYL
- the ftsZ gene encoding cell division protein FtsZ, giving the protein MKSIVEEALSRAGAEQRLDEPLEVERDLEEVLMELRTEIAVIGCGGGGSNTVTRMWEEGINGARLIAINTDAQHLVRTRADSRILIGRQRTRGLGAGSIPQVGEEAALENEDDIRRAVQGCDMVFITTGLGGGTGTGAAPIVAKAARDEGALTIAVVTLPFTAEGAIRAQNAEAGLERLREVADTVIVVPNDRLLEVVPRLPLYAAFKVSDEVLMRAVKGITELITMPGLVNLDFADVRTVMERGGVAMIGMGESDSEDKAADSVKKALRSPLLDVDISGATAALVNVVGGSDMTMSEAEGVIQEVYDRIDPDARIIWGAQVDPEMQGKMRTLLVVTGVRSPQIYGRSEKSMPRTMRQFEIDFLK
- a CDS encoding protein translocase SEC61 complex subunit gamma, translating into MNYKETVESAKSFKIEEELFKKYWRVLKLARRPTRDEFTKIAIVSAAGILLIGLIGFIIYEIMLLLPR
- a CDS encoding transcription elongation factor Spt5 yields the protein MAEGANRVYAVKTTAKQERTVADNIEKVTREQKDIHVTAVMVPEELKGYVLVESPDSLARMEQLVELIPHARAVVRGSTTLAEVEHFLVPKPVVSGITEGTIVEIIAGPFKGEKAVVKRIDSGKEEITVELYESMVPIPITVRGDSVRVVERSEDVF